The proteins below come from a single Streptomyces sp. SCSIO 75703 genomic window:
- a CDS encoding helix-turn-helix transcriptional regulator, whose amino-acid sequence MDAPSELGDFLKSRRAALRPEDVGITASPTRRRVTGLRREELAMLAGVSITHYTRLEQGRVTSASDSVLQAIARTLRLTDDETAHLKDLARPAHAALRPAPPRVEHAGASARQLLSAMADVPALVLDRRNDVLAWNRLGHALLAGHLDATSPDTPATRPNLTRMLFLDEQYRELYPNWNEEAQLAVASLRLVAGRHPDDRALAELVGQLSMKCDRFASRWARHPVRTCTSGVKHLRHPLVGTMDLSFENLVIPGTSGQRLIAYTAEPGSPSEAALRLLGSATAPVAEAGSTVVGR is encoded by the coding sequence ATGGACGCACCGTCCGAGCTGGGAGACTTCCTCAAGTCCCGCCGCGCCGCGCTGCGCCCCGAGGACGTCGGCATCACCGCGTCCCCGACCCGCCGCCGCGTCACCGGACTGCGCCGCGAGGAACTGGCGATGCTCGCCGGGGTCAGCATCACCCACTACACGCGCCTCGAACAGGGCCGCGTCACCAGCGCCTCCGACAGCGTGCTCCAGGCGATCGCGCGCACCCTGCGCCTGACCGACGACGAGACGGCCCACCTCAAGGACCTGGCCCGCCCCGCCCACGCCGCGCTCCGGCCGGCGCCGCCCCGGGTGGAGCACGCCGGCGCCTCGGCCCGGCAGCTCCTGTCGGCCATGGCCGACGTGCCGGCCCTCGTCCTGGACCGGCGCAACGACGTCCTCGCCTGGAACCGGCTCGGCCACGCGCTGCTCGCCGGGCACCTGGACGCCACGAGCCCCGACACCCCGGCCACCCGGCCCAACCTGACCCGGATGCTCTTCCTCGACGAGCAGTACCGGGAGCTGTACCCGAACTGGAACGAGGAGGCACAGCTCGCGGTGGCCTCCCTGCGCCTGGTGGCCGGCCGGCACCCCGACGACCGCGCCCTCGCCGAGCTGGTCGGCCAGCTCAGCATGAAGTGCGACCGGTTCGCCTCCCGATGGGCCCGGCACCCGGTGCGCACCTGCACCTCCGGCGTCAAGCACCTGCGTCATCCGCTGGTCGGCACGATGGACCTCAGCTTCGAGAACCTCGTCATCCCCGGCACCTCGGGGCAGCGCCTCATCGCCTACACCGCGGAGCCCGGGTCGCCGTCGGAGGCGGCGCTGAGGCTCCTGGGCAGCGCCACCGCACCGGTGGCGGAGGCCGGCTCGACGGTGGTCGGGCGCTGA
- a CDS encoding transposase has translation MTDSVRQQRGRELTSSRSVDVFAERLFDYLPRADQRRWAHAYLTALITTQGKKSMRRLAESVSTSPTAWYSLQQFINNSPWEWEPARDALTRWVEERSSVRAWALTPVVLPKRGRHSVGVHQRFVASAGRSLNCQVGIALFLSCPGANFPVNWRLFLPRPWDRDPELRRRARIPETACFRPQWRQMLDLVDHVAGRSASPGVPVVADMSDAPDLAELTSRLDGTRRDFVVVVHSRFLAPDRGARERSPAAGALTGGRAGHGVLVGGPPVPEAQRTWSRHIAAMTGADGRFRQAQILSALTWQHNGGERRAYRLLTELDAEGEPTSRVWLTNLVHHRLDELLELTRLYISSTITADCLDGNYGLLDFAGRSFPAWHHHMTMVSAAYAHMRLAHAGHPVEPVPVRRQGTPAPAGAPPPYGRQVVIQRPTTVEPASATGAVALPRSLSAASDGDPGSAV, from the coding sequence ATGACAGACTCTGTACGCCAGCAACGGGGCCGGGAACTCACCAGCTCGCGATCCGTGGACGTCTTCGCCGAGCGGCTTTTCGACTATCTACCACGAGCAGATCAACGCCGGTGGGCGCACGCCTACCTCACGGCCCTGATAACCACCCAGGGCAAGAAGTCGATGCGGCGATTGGCCGAGTCCGTGTCCACCTCGCCCACGGCCTGGTACTCGTTACAGCAATTCATCAACAACAGTCCGTGGGAGTGGGAACCGGCGCGCGACGCGCTGACGCGGTGGGTCGAGGAACGCTCCTCCGTCCGCGCCTGGGCCCTCACCCCGGTCGTGCTGCCGAAGCGGGGCCGCCACTCCGTGGGCGTCCACCAGCGGTTCGTCGCCTCGGCCGGCCGCAGCCTCAACTGCCAGGTGGGAATCGCCCTCTTCCTCTCGTGCCCGGGCGCGAACTTCCCCGTGAACTGGCGGTTGTTCCTCCCCCGGCCGTGGGACCGCGACCCGGAGCTGCGGCGGCGTGCCCGCATCCCCGAGACGGCGTGCTTCCGGCCGCAGTGGAGACAGATGCTCGACCTGGTGGACCACGTGGCCGGCCGCTCCGCCTCACCGGGGGTGCCCGTCGTGGCCGACATGAGCGACGCGCCCGACCTCGCGGAGCTGACGTCCCGGCTGGACGGCACCCGACGGGACTTCGTCGTCGTCGTGCACTCCCGGTTCCTGGCGCCCGACAGGGGAGCACGGGAACGGTCCCCGGCCGCCGGCGCGCTCACCGGCGGGAGAGCGGGGCACGGCGTGCTGGTCGGCGGCCCCCCGGTGCCGGAGGCGCAGCGGACCTGGAGCCGGCACATCGCCGCCATGACGGGGGCGGACGGGCGGTTCCGGCAGGCCCAGATCCTCTCCGCCCTGACCTGGCAGCACAACGGCGGTGAGCGCCGGGCCTACCGGCTGCTGACCGAGCTGGACGCGGAGGGCGAGCCCACCTCCCGGGTGTGGCTCACCAACCTCGTCCACCACCGGCTGGACGAACTCCTCGAACTGACCCGGCTCTACATCAGTTCCACCATCACCGCCGACTGCCTGGACGGCAACTACGGGCTGCTGGACTTCGCCGGACGTTCGTTCCCCGCCTGGCACCACCACATGACCATGGTCTCGGCGGCCTACGCCCACATGCGCCTCGCCCACGCCGGGCACCCCGTCGAGCCGGTGCCCGTCCGGCGGCAGGGCACCCCGGCCCCGGCCGGAGCACCGCCGCCGTACGGCCGGCAGGTGGTGATTCAGCGCCCGACCACCGTCGAGCCGGCCTCCGCCACCGGTGCGGTGGCGCTGCCCAGGAGCCTCAGCGCCGCCTCCGACGGCGACCCGGGCTCCGCGGTGTAG
- a CDS encoding helix-turn-helix domain-containing protein — protein MKEAESRPGNSLAGKLNHLFMRVRPAGRDRYTSEEVARAITASGIPISGSYVWLLRKGKRDNPTLRHVEGLARFFGVPPAYFFDDDVTEAVDAELSLRVALQDAEVQRITLGAAGLSERSLKSIGDVIARVRELEGLSREPSGVDR, from the coding sequence GTGAAGGAAGCCGAAAGCAGGCCGGGAAACAGTCTGGCCGGGAAGCTCAATCACTTGTTCATGAGGGTGAGACCCGCAGGTCGGGACCGGTATACCAGCGAGGAAGTCGCGCGTGCCATCACGGCTTCCGGAATCCCGATCTCCGGTAGTTATGTATGGCTGTTGCGTAAAGGGAAGCGTGACAACCCGACGCTGCGCCACGTCGAAGGACTCGCCAGGTTCTTCGGCGTACCCCCCGCGTATTTCTTCGACGACGATGTCACCGAGGCGGTCGACGCCGAGTTGTCCCTTCGCGTGGCGCTACAGGACGCGGAGGTGCAGAGAATTACCCTGGGCGCGGCCGGACTCTCGGAGCGGAGCCTCAAGTCCATCGGTGACGTCATTGCGCGCGTGCGCGAGTTGGAGGGGCTTTCCCGCGAGCCGTCGGGAGTGGACCGCTGA
- a CDS encoding TetR/AcrR family transcriptional regulator codes for MTGTSSSPVARTASHDPRARRTRARLHAAVLALSAERDPDTVTMAEIAERAEVSRATVYLHYKDRDDLLLDAADSAMADLVEAVRACRGTPGPDPADPTPPGHLVTLFAHVARHRPLYARMLGEDGSARCTARLQSRLAEAWRSGVRGEHEETGPEATAAAHFVGGGLVALIAHWSRGTLPGPATPADLAALAWSLLGTRP; via the coding sequence GTGACCGGCACCAGTTCGTCCCCCGTCGCCCGGACCGCCTCGCACGACCCCCGGGCCCGCCGCACCCGCGCCCGGCTCCACGCGGCCGTGCTCGCCCTGTCCGCGGAACGGGACCCGGACACCGTCACCATGGCGGAGATCGCGGAACGCGCCGAGGTCAGCCGGGCGACGGTCTACCTCCACTACAAGGACCGCGACGACCTCCTCCTCGACGCGGCCGACAGCGCGATGGCCGACCTGGTCGAGGCGGTCCGCGCCTGCCGCGGCACCCCGGGGCCGGACCCGGCCGATCCCACGCCGCCGGGCCATCTGGTCACCCTCTTCGCCCACGTCGCCCGGCACCGCCCGCTGTACGCCCGGATGCTGGGTGAGGACGGCAGCGCCCGCTGCACCGCGCGCCTGCAGAGCCGGCTCGCGGAGGCATGGCGTTCCGGCGTCCGGGGCGAACACGAGGAGACCGGCCCGGAGGCGACGGCCGCCGCCCACTTCGTCGGCGGCGGCCTGGTCGCCCTGATCGCCCACTGGTCCCGGGGCACCCTGCCGGGCCCGGCCACCCCGGCCGACCTCGCGGCCCTGGCCTGGTCCCTGCTCGGCACCCGGCCGTGA